The proteins below are encoded in one region of Bacteroides uniformis:
- a CDS encoding DUF47 domain-containing protein, producing MKNSFFSRFTPKEPKFFPLLKQLSEILLSSSALLIEILGHDSPEKRAEDYKRIKDLEREGDKLTNLILDELGTTFITPFDREDIHDLASGMDDVIDGINSCAKRITIYNPHPISDKGKELGHMVQQEAALIGQAMDELEAFRKSPDKLRAYCNQLHDIENRADDIYEFFITRLFEEEKDCIELIKIKEIMYELEKTTDAAEHVGKILRSLIVKYA from the coding sequence ATGAAGAATTCTTTTTTTAGCCGGTTCACACCGAAAGAACCGAAATTCTTTCCTTTGCTGAAGCAATTGTCTGAGATTTTATTGTCCTCGTCGGCTCTGTTGATAGAAATATTGGGCCATGACTCGCCTGAGAAGAGGGCGGAAGATTATAAACGAATCAAAGATTTGGAGCGCGAGGGCGATAAGCTGACCAATCTGATTCTGGATGAACTGGGCACTACTTTCATTACTCCTTTTGACCGGGAGGATATCCATGACCTGGCTTCGGGCATGGATGATGTGATTGATGGAATAAACAGCTGTGCCAAGCGTATCACTATCTATAATCCGCATCCTATTTCGGACAAGGGGAAAGAGCTGGGACATATGGTTCAACAAGAAGCGGCCCTCATCGGCCAGGCCATGGATGAACTGGAGGCATTCCGCAAGAGTCCGGATAAGCTGCGCGCATATTGCAACCAGCTGCATGACATAGAAAACCGGGCAGATGATATTTATGAATTTTTCATCACCAGGCTTTTTGAAGAAGAGAAGGACTGCATTGAACTCATCAAAATCAAGGAGATTATGTATGAGTTGGAAAAAACGACGGACGCAGCCGAACACGTGGGCAAGATTTTGAGGAGCCTGATTGTGAAATACGCATAA
- a CDS encoding inorganic phosphate transporter, protein MELLVIIIVLALIFDYINGFHDAANSIATIVSTKVLTPFQAVIWAAFFNFVAFFIAKCVIGGFGIANTVSKTVMEPYITLPIILAGVIAAIAWNLFTWWKGIPSSSSHTLIGGFAGAAIMAHGFEAIQLSIILKIAAFIFLAPLIGMVVAFGFTLLVLYICRRAHPHTAEVWFKKLQLVSSALFSIGHGLNDSQKVMGIIAAAMIAGHSEGLGMGINSIDDLPDWVAFSCFTAISLGTMSGGWKIVKTMGTKITKVTPLEGVIAETAGAFTLYLTEYLKIPVSTTHTITGAIIGVGATKRLSAVRWGVTKSLMTAWVLTIPVSALLAAGIYCIVSLF, encoded by the coding sequence ATGGAACTATTAGTGATTATCATTGTACTGGCTCTGATATTCGATTATATCAACGGTTTTCATGATGCGGCCAATTCTATTGCCACCATTGTGTCTACCAAAGTGCTTACACCGTTTCAGGCGGTGATATGGGCGGCTTTCTTCAATTTTGTGGCCTTTTTCATCGCCAAGTGTGTCATCGGCGGTTTCGGCATTGCCAACACCGTATCGAAAACGGTGATGGAGCCTTACATTACTTTGCCTATCATTCTGGCCGGCGTGATTGCGGCTATTGCCTGGAATCTGTTCACTTGGTGGAAGGGAATCCCTTCCTCTTCTTCGCACACGCTTATCGGAGGTTTTGCCGGAGCTGCCATCATGGCACACGGTTTTGAGGCCATCCAGTTGAGTATCATTCTGAAGATTGCGGCATTCATTTTTCTGGCTCCCTTGATTGGTATGGTGGTGGCATTCGGTTTTACGTTGTTGGTCTTGTACATTTGCCGCAGGGCGCATCCCCATACGGCCGAGGTGTGGTTCAAGAAACTGCAGCTGGTGTCTTCGGCTTTGTTCAGCATCGGGCACGGTCTGAATGATTCACAGAAGGTAATGGGTATCATTGCTGCGGCTATGATAGCCGGACATTCGGAAGGACTGGGAATGGGGATAAACAGTATTGATGACCTGCCGGACTGGGTGGCATTCTCTTGTTTTACGGCCATTTCACTCGGTACCATGTCCGGCGGGTGGAAGATTGTGAAGACCATGGGGACTAAGATTACGAAGGTGACGCCACTGGAAGGGGTGATTGCGGAAACTGCCGGTGCGTTTACGCTTTATCTGACGGAGTATCTGAAGATTCCGGTAAGTACGACACACACCATTACGGGAGCTATTATCGGAGTAGGGGCCACGAAGCGGCTTTCGGCTGTGCGTTGGGGAGTTACGAAGAGTCTGATGACCGCTTGGGTGCTGACTATCCCCGTCAGTGCTTTGCTGGCAGCAGGGATTTATTGTATCGTATCCCTTTTTTAG